The Cucurbita pepo subsp. pepo cultivar mu-cu-16 chromosome LG08, ASM280686v2, whole genome shotgun sequence genome contains a region encoding:
- the LOC111800714 gene encoding 14 kDa proline-rich protein DC2.15-like — protein sequence MASKHSSPIALLLLLNLLFFTMVSSTYVPCPPPPPKHLKPTPSRQPPSLPKCPRDTLKLGVCADLLDGLVHVVIGSPPKSPCCTLIQGLVDLEAAVCLCTAVKARALGLNVDLSVSLTLLLNYCGKKVPSGFQCPA from the coding sequence ATGGCTTCCAAGCACTCTTCACCCATTgcccttctcctcctcctcaaccTTCTCTTCTTCACTATGGTCAGCTCCACCTATGTCCCTTGCCCACCGCCGCCACCCAAGCACCTCAAGCCCACCCCGTCAAGGCAGCCACCATCACTCCCCAAGTGCCCCAGGGACACCCTCAAGCTCGGCGTCTGCGCCGACTTGCTGGACGGTCTAGTGCACGTAGTGATCGGCTCACCACCAAAATCCCCATGCTGCACCCTAATCCAAGGCCTTGTTGACCTGGAAGCTGCTGTGTGCCTTTGCACTGCAGTGAAGGCTAGAGCCTTGGGTCTCAATGTTGACCTCTCAGTTTCCCTCACCTTGCTTTTGAACTACTGTGGAAAGAAAGTCCCCTCTGGCTTCCAATGCCCTGCTTGA
- the LOC111800701 gene encoding 14 kDa proline-rich protein DC2.15-like: MASKLSSPIALLLLNLLFFTMVSSTYVPCPPPPPKHHKSTPSRQPPSLPKCPRDTLKLGVCADLLDGLVHVVIGSPPKSPCCTLIQGLVDLEAAVCLCTVVKTRALGLNIDLSVSLSLLLNYCGKKVPSGFQCPA, translated from the coding sequence ATGGCTTCCAAGCTCTCTTCACCCATtgccctcctcctcctcaaccTCCTCTTCTTCACTATGGTCAGCTCCACCTATGTCCCTTGCCCACCGCCGCCACCCAAGCACCACAAGTCCACCCCGTCAAGGCAGCCACCATCACTCCCCAAGTGCCCCAGGGACACCCTCAAGCTCGGCGTCTGCGCCGACTTGCTGGACGGTCTAGTGCACGTAGTGATCGGCTCACCACCAAAATCTCCATGCTGCACCCTAATCCAAGGCCTTGTTGACCTGGAAGCTGCTGTGTGCCTTTGCACTGTGGTGAAGACCAGAGCCTTGGGTCTCAATATTGACCTCTCAGTTTCCCTCAGCTTGCTTTTGAACTACTGTGGAAAGAAGGTTCCGTCTGGCTTTCAATGTCCTGCTTGA